From Candidatus Dormiibacterota bacterium, a single genomic window includes:
- the purS gene encoding phosphoribosylformylglycinamidine synthase subunit PurS → MSTFAAEVVVTLRPVINDPQGLSVRAGLRRLGFDGVVSARVGKFIELLVEADDEEAARAAVSGMSERLLCNMVIEDWRIESLGALDRALPRPPAGGLPPAAPLETAP, encoded by the coding sequence GTGAGCACCTTCGCGGCCGAGGTGGTGGTCACCCTCCGTCCGGTGATCAACGACCCCCAGGGGCTGAGCGTGCGCGCCGGGCTGCGCCGGCTCGGCTTCGACGGCGTCGTCTCGGCGCGGGTGGGCAAGTTCATCGAGCTGCTGGTCGAGGCCGACGACGAGGAGGCTGCGCGCGCCGCCGTCTCCGGGATGTCGGAGCGGCTGCTCTGCAACATGGTGATCGAGGACTGGCGGATCGAGTCGCTGGGCGCGCTCGACCGGGCGCTGCCGCGCCCACCTGCGGGGGGCCTCCCCCCCGCCGCCCCCCTGGAGACCGCGCCCTGA